The following DNA comes from Elusimicrobiota bacterium.
CGTCCGCCGCCCGGGCTGACGCGACACCGTCATCAGGCCTTTCCGTCCCCGTCATGGACGGCGGCGCCGGGGTTCGGCATCATCTGACCATGCGATACGCCGGACTTTGGGCGTTCCTCTGCGCGGCCGCGCTGCTGCTGGGCGCCTGCTCGGTCTTCCGCTGGTCGGGGCATCCCGCGGGGACGGGGACGGCCACGCCGTCCCCGGTCCTGCCGGGGAGCCTGGAGCCGGAGGAGCGCGGCCACGGGCGGCCGCTTCACGAGGCCCCCGTCGAGCCGTCGTTCAGCGTCCCGCCGTCCACGGCTCCCGCCGGGCGATGAGGGGAGCGGTCCTCGTCGGCCTGCTCCTGATCGGCGCCGGAGCCCGCGCGGAGACGGCCGGCATGCATCACGCTCCGCGCGCGATGTCGACGCGCGAGGCCTCGGGCACGAGCTGGCAGCCGGCGTCGACGCCGCACGAGGGCCTTCACCTGCGGCGCGGGGATTGGACGGTGATGACGCACGGCGTCCTCGACCTCGTCTGGGACCGCCAGGGCGGTGCCCGCGGAGGCGAGAAGAACTTCGCCTCCGGCATGCTCATGGCGGCGGGCCGCCGGCCGCTCGGACCCGGATCGCTGCGCCTGCGCGGCATGCTCTCGGCGGACCCGGCGATGGGGGCCGCGGGCTATCCGCTGCTGCTCCAGACGGGAGAGACGGCCGACGGGCGCCGCGAGCTCGTCGACCGCCAGCATCCGCACGACCTGTTCATGGAACTGTCGGCGACGTATGCCGCGAGCCTCGGCGAGGACGGCGCCGCGTTCGCGTACTTCGGCCTGCCCGGCGAGCCCGCGCTCGGCCCGCCCGCCTTCATGCACCGCCTGTCCGGCGCGGAGCTGCCGGAGGCTCCGATCTCGCATCACTGGCTCGACTCCACCCACATCGCCCACGGAGCGGCCACGCTCGGCGCCTCGCGCGGGGCGTGGAAGCTCGAGGGATCGGTCTTCACCGGACGCGAACCGGACCGATACCGCTGGGATATCGAAAAGCCGCGGTTCGACTCGCATGCGGGCCGGCTCTCCTGGAACCCCGGCGACGACTGGGCCCTGCAGGCGAGCTATGGGCGCGTCGTGAGCCCCGAGGCGCTGGCGCCCGAGGTCGACCAGCGGCGCTTCACCGCGTCGGCGAGCGTCAACACGCGCCTCGGCGGGGGGCTCCAGCAGACGACTCTCGCCTACGGCCGCAACGACGCGGCGCCGGGGCGCGTCCTCGACGCCTATCTCCTCGAGGCGTCCTCCTCCTGGACGCGCGCCCATACGGCGTTCGGCCGGGTCGAGCGCGTCGAGAAGGACGAGCTGATCCCCGGCGGGGACGAGCGCGCGGTCGGCAAGCTGAGCCTCGGCTATCGCTTCGACTTCGCGGCGTGGAAGGGGACCCGGTGGGGCGTCGGCGGACTGGCGAGCGTCTACGCGCTGCCGGCGGCGCTGCGTCCGGCCTACGGGCGCGCGCCAGTCTCGTTCATGCTCTTCCTCCGGGCGAAGCTCGGTTGACCGCGCCCTAGGGCCTAGGCCATCCTTGGAGCCTCGCCGTCGAGCGCGCTCCGCACGCGGCGGCACAGCTGCTCGGCGGTGAACGGCTTGAGCAGGAGGTCGGCCTTCTTATGCGCTTCGACGAGGCCGTCGAGCCGGCCGTCCGTGTAGCCGGACATGAACAGGACCCGCGTCTCGGGACGGGTCCGGCCCAGGACCTCGGCGAGCTCCGCGCCGCCCATCCCGGGCATCACCACGTCCGTGAGCAGGAGGTGGATCGGGCTCTCGACGGCCCGCGCCGTCTCGAGCGCCTCCTTGGCGCTCCCGCAGGAGATCACCCGGTAGCCCTGGGGGGTCAGCGCGCGGGCGACCAGGCGCAGGACCTCGCTTTGATCCTCGACCACGAGGACGGTCTCGTCGCCGCGGAACGACGCGGGCTGGGCGGCGGCTCCGGAGGGCGTCCAGCCGGCCGGCGCCGGGGCCGGGGGGAGATGGATGCTGAACGTCGAGCCGCGTCCCGGGGCGCTGTCCACCGAGATGTGCCCCTTGTTCTGCTTGACGATGCCGAACACCGTCGCCAAGCCGAGCCCGGTGCCCTTTCCTTTCTCCTTGGTCGTGAAGAACGGCTCGAAGATGCGGGCGAGGATCGATCCGGACATCCCCGCCCCGTCGTCCCCGACCAAGAGGACGGCGTAGTCTCCCGCGGGGATGACCTCGAGCGAACGGACCTCGTCGGACTCGAGCCGCGCGGCGTGCGCTCGGACGGTCAGGGTCCCGCCACGCGGCATCGCGTCGCGGGCGTTGACCGCCAGGTTCATGAGGACCTGATCGATCTGACCGGGATCGCTCCGGACCCACAGCGGATCCTCGGGGAGGTCGAAGGAGAGCCGGACGTCCTCGCCCAAGGTCCGGCGCAGTATCTTCTCCATTCCCCGCACCGAGGCGCGCAGGTCGAGGACGACGGGGTCGGCCGGAGCGCGCCGGGAGAAGGTGAGGAGCTGCCGCGTGAGCATCGCGGCGCGCCGTCCCGCGCCGAGGATCTCCGCGAGGTCGCCGGCGGCCTGCGACTCCGGCGGCGCGGAGTCGGAGAGCATCTCCGCGTAGCCGTTGATCGTCGTCAGGATGTTGTTGAAGTCATGGGCGATGCCGCCGGCGAGGCGCCCGATGGCCTCCATCTTCTGGGAGTGGAAGAGCTGCTCCTCGAGGGACTTGACCGCGCTGACGTCGCGCTTGACCGCGATGAAGTGGGTGATCGTGCCGCCGGCGTCGCGCACCGGCGTGATCGTGGAGTCCTCCTCGAAGATGGTCCCGTCCTTGCGTCTGTTGGAGAACCTCCCGTTCCAGACCTCCCCGCGGAGCAAGGTCTCCCACATCGCCTTGTAGAACGGCGCCTCGTGCCGGCCGCTCTTGACGACGGACGGGTTCCTCCCGAGAAGCTCCTCGCGGGTGTAGCCGGTCACGCGGGCGCAGGCCGGGTTCGCGTAGAGGATGCGCGCGTTCCTGTCCGTGATGAGGATGCTCTCCCCGGCCTGCTCGATCGCGGTCGCCAGGAGGAGCCTCTCGGCTTTGGCCTCGGCGCTCAGGCGGTCCGCCTGCGTGCGCAGGAAGAGGACGAACATCGCCGAGACGAGGCCGAAGCCTCCCGCGGAGGCGAGGGCGGCCAGCCGGACCCTCTCGATCAGGGGGGCGAGGAGCTCCCGCTCGTCGGCCTTGGCGACGAGGATCCACTCGAGCTCGCGCAGGTCGCGGACCGCGGCGTAGCACTCGACGCCGCGGTAATCGCGTCCCAGGAGCGGGCCGGCCTCTCCGCGCGCCGCCCGGGCGGCGAGCGTCTCGGAGGTCAGCGGGATCCTCGTCGCGAGCGCCGAGTCCTTCTTGAAGCGCAGCGCGTTGAGGGCGACCAGATCGTCCCCGGCGCGCTCGTAGATGATGGTCTCGGCCGTCTTCTCGACGCCGGGCCAGCGCTCGGTGAGGGGGCCGAGCAGGGCGCTGCTCCTGACCCGGGTGATCAGCCGGGAGCCTCCGGCGATCGCGGCCTCGTATTCGAAGACGACCGTCCCGGAGGCGGTGCGGCGGGTCCCGAGGAAGCGCAGCGGGTTCCCGGGGCTGGGGGAAGGGCGGGGCGGCTCGGCGCCGGGCGGGAGGGCGAGGACGACGCGTCCGCGGCGGTCGACGAGCGCCACGCTCTCGTAGTCGCCGTAGTCGAACAGGGGCGTGAATATCCTCGAGAGAGCGCGCAGCTTCGCGGCGTCGCCGCGCAGAGCCTCCTCGAAGCCGGGCACGACCTGGATGTTGGACACGTAGATGTCGAGGTCGTGCAGGCGCTCGTGATGGAAGTCCCGGACGGCGTCGGCCTTGAGGTCGGCCACGACCGCGAGGTAGCCGAGGCGCCCGGCGAGGAAGTTCGCCTTCTCGGCGCGGTAGAGGAGGAATCCCGTGAGGGCCGCGAGCGCCCCGGCGACGACTAGCGCGAGGAGGACGAGCGCGAGGGGCCGATGAGTCTCCCGCAGCATGTCAGCCAGTATGCAACATATTCTCCAATCCTTCCACGGGGCGCGCAGCGGATGTCCGAGGCCCGAGGGAACGGGGCACGCGCTCTCGAAGGGGCAGTCGGACATGCTCGAAAGGTAGTCCGCCGCGTTTGCGCGCGCATGACGGGACGCTTAAATATCGCTGAAGCCGGCTCCGTCCCTTAAGCGCTCATTAAGCCCGGGTTCAGCGCGGCCGCCGCCTCCGCGGCCTATGCTGTCGGCAGGACGCGAGGCGTCCGGGAGGCTTTATGAAGATGATCGCGGTCCTGACGGCGGCCTTGGCCGTCGCGATGTCGGCGGGCTGTTCGTCGGTGCGCTCCCGATTGGCGGACGGTCGCGTGCCCGACGTGATCGACGAGAAGCCGGAGAAGGGCGCCTATTACGAGGCCATCGGCATCGGCGCCGGCGACCCGGCCCTGGCCACCGAGACCCAGCGGCGCTCGCTGGCGCGCGACGCGGCCATCGTGAAGGCGCAGTACGAGCTTCTGGCCCTGATCAAGGGCGTGGAGCTCGACGGCGGCTACACCGTCTCCCGGGCCATCTCCGTCGACTCCAAGCTCGCGACGCGCGTGCATGAGAGCATCCGGGGCGCGCGCGTGCTCAAGAGCGAGTTCACCGTGGACGGCGGCTGCGTGGTGACCGTGCGGCTTCCTAAGGAAGACCTCCAGCGCGGGACGGGGCTGGTGCTCCCGTGAGGCGCGCGCTCCTCGCCGTCCTGGCCGTCCTCGCCGGGGCCTGCTCCCACGCCCCGGCGCGGCGGAGCGTGGTCGTCGAGGGGTGGGCGGCCGAAGGGCCGGGCGCGGACCGGCGGGCGGTGGCCGACGCGCTGAAGCGCGCCGTCGAGCAGGGCGCGGGCGTGCGCGTCGACGCGCGGACCCGCGTCGACAAGGGCATGGGCGTCGACGCGCGGGTGGTGACCCGCGCCTCGGGCTGCGTGCTCGAGCACGAGGTGCTCGGGCGGGGGGCGGCCCAGGGCGGGCGTTCGGCGCGGGTGCGCGTGGAGCTCTCCGCGGGCGCGGAGGGATGCGCGGGACGGACCACCCTGCCGCCGGCCGCGTTCGAGGACTCGACGGTGTCGGTGCGGTTCTCCGGAGAGGGCCCGTTCGGGGCGGAGGCGGCCCGCTCGGCCGAGTCGGCCTTGCGCGCGCACCTGGCCGGGCAGGGGATCGCCGTGACGGCGAAAGGCGCCGACTACCGGATCACGGGAACGGCCTTCGTCGCGCCGCACCGCGACCCCCGGGTCCTGCCTTTCGTCGGCGCGCGCGTGGAGATGGCGGTGCGCGTCGTCGGCGCCCGGGACGGCCGGGTCGTGCGCGAGACGCGCCACGAGGCCGCGGCCCTCGACGCGGACGGCTCGTCCGCCGCGCGCGCGGCCGCCGCGGAGGCGGCCCGCGGCGCGTTCCAGGAGACGCTCGTCGCGCTCGACGAAGCGGCCTGGCTGCGTCCTTGACGCGCGGACGCCTAAGCGCTACCATGGCCTCTGTCATATGCCGAGCAAGATACTGGTCGTCGACGACGACCGCGCCATCCTCAAGATGGTCAAGCAATACCTGACCGCCAACGGCGTCGCGGTCGTGATCACCGACAACGGCTCCGAGGCGCTGCTCCTGATCAAGGATTCCCGCCCGGACCTCGTCCTCTGCGACTCGCAGATGCCGGGCCTCGACGGCCAGGCGCTGTGCCGGGCCATCAAGCGCGAGGCGCGGACGGCCTCCATCCCCGTCGTGCTGATGTCGGGCGAGCGCATGGGCGATCAGGACGTGGTCTCGGGACTCGAGCTGGGCGCCGACGACTACATCCTCAAGCCCTTCACCATGTCCGTGGTGCTCGCGCGGCTGCGGGCGGTCCTTCGCCGGTACGAGGCCGCGGCGCCGGCCGGCGAGAGCGTGATCAAGTCGGGCATCGCGCTCGATCCCGAGGGCCGCACCGTCAAGGTGGACGGCAAGACCGTCGCGCTGACCGGCAAGGAGTTCGACCTGCTGGCGGTCCTCATCAGCAAGAGCGGCCGCCTGCTGTCGGTGATCTACCTCCTCGAGACCGTCTGGGGCTACGACCCCGCCAACTACAACGACCCCGGCACCGTCGAGGTCCACGTCTCCCACCTGCGCAAGAAGCTCGGCCCGCGCCACGCGCGCCACATCGTCAACGTCCCCGGCCACGGCTACAAGTTCGACCCGGCTCCCGAACCCCGTCGTTAAGCGGGATTTCAGCGCGGCGTCGGCGCGCGCACAGGCCGCGGGGCTATCCTGGCGGCATGGACCTCAAGACGACCGCCGGCGCCCTCCTCCTCCTGGCCGCGGCGGCCGCGCCGGCCCGGAGCGACGCGATGCGGGGCTTGGGCCGGGAGCTGGCGGACGCGGCGCGGGCGGCGGGCCTCAATCGCGTCGCGGTGTCCCGGCTCGACTCCTCGCGCGGGAGCGATAACGGGGAAGGGGCGCTCCTCACCGAGCGCCTGACGACCGCGCTGGTGCGCTCCGGCAAGGTCCAGGCGGTGGAGCGCAGCCTGCTGCCGAAGCTGATGGAGGAGCGCTCGCTGGGCCGGACCGGAGCGCTCGAGCCGGAGGCGGCGGACGGCTCCCGCCTGGCGCGGGTGGACGGCGTCGTCATGGGGACCTACCGCTCGTCCGGGAAGGTCGTGCGGCTCGTCCTGCGGATCGTCGACTACAAGACCGGGGTCATCGTCGGGGCGGTCGAAGGCGAGCTGGAGCGCGAGGGCGAGGCGGTGGTCGCCGACATGGATCCCTTCGACGTGCCGGTGCCGGTGATGAGCGGACGGTTCGGCTTCGAGGTCGACGCGGCCCGCGACGCGGTGGCCGACACGGCCGCGCGCTGCTCCGGCGCGGAGGCGCGGATCAACGCCCTCGAGGAGAGCATACTCGACATCAAGGCGCGCTACTGGGCGCGCCGCCTCCAGGAGGGCCTGCCCGCCTCCGAGCTCAAGGTCAATCCTGGCTCGACGATCCCCGACCCCCAGTTGAAGGCCCGCTTCTATGACGTTCTGCGCCGCGCGTATCATGAGGGGAAGGTCCCGCCGCTGACGGCCGCGGAGGTCGCCCGCTTCGTGAAGGCCGACGGCGAGGCGTATTCCCTGCACCAAGAGTGCGGGCTGTGAGGACATGACAATGGAAAGCACGATATTGGTAGCGGACGACGATCAGGGGGTGGCGGCGGTCGTCGGGCGTCTCCTCGGCGGCGAATGCCGCGTGGTCGCGGCGCGCGACGGCGTCGAGGCGCTCGCGGCGGCCGAGACGCGCTCTCCCGACCTGATCCTCCTGGACGTGCAGATGCCGGGGCTGACCGGGTGGGAGGTCCTGCGCGAGCTCCGTCACGCGCCGAAGACGCGGACGACTCCTGTCATCATGCTGACCGGCTGCGCCGGCGAGGAGGCGCGGGACGAGGGCTTCGGTCTCGGCGCCGACGACTACGTCACGAAGCCCTTCTCGGGGCGGGACCTGCGCGCGCGCGTGCTGTCGCGGCTTCACCGCCACGCGGAGGCGGTGGCGGTCAACCCCCTGACGCGTCTTCCGGGAAGCCCGTCGATCCAGGCCGAGGTCGAGCGGCGGATCCGCGAAGGGCTGGAGTTCGCCTTCCTCCTCGCCGACATCGACCGCTTCAAGGCCTTCAACGACCATTACGGCTGCGAGCGCGGGGACCGCGTGATCCTGTCGACGGCCGAGATCCTCTCCGACGCCATGCGTCAGGCCGGAGAGATGAGCGGCTTCCTCGGGCACATCGGCGGCGACGACTTCGCCCTGGTGTGCGCGGCGGAGAAGGCCCCGCTGGCCGCGGCCTTCGCCGCGATGAGGTTCGACGAGGCCGTCCCGGGATTCTACGACGCGGCGGACGCGGCCCGGGGCGCCATCCAGGCGGTCGACCGGCAGGGGGTGGTCCGCAGCCACGCGCCGCTGAGCCTGACCGTGGCGGGCGTGTCCTCGGTCCAGCGGCCGATCCCGTCCTACGCGGAGGCCGTGCGCTGGTCGGGGGAGATGAAGGGCTGGCTCAAGGGCACGCGGCGCTCGGGGCCGAGCGCCCTGGCGTTCGATCGGCGCAGGAGCGGGATATGAGCGCTTCCTCCGCCGGCGTCCGCTCGTCCGGGCGGTACGAGGCCGCGCTCGGGGTGGCGCTCGCCGCCTTGGCGTTCCTGTCCAAGGACAACCCTCGCCTCGTCCTCCCCGATTGCCTGTGGCTGTTCCTGCTCCTGCTGGGCGCGAGCCTGGCGGCGAGCCTGGCGGTCCGGCTTCGCCCGGGGCGCGTCATGCCGGCCGCCCTCGCGCTGGTGGCCTCCTTCGTCGTCGTCGCGGCGATCCAGGGGCGGTCCGGAGGCAGCGAATCCGACCTGTGGGTCCTCTACCTCCTTCCGATCTTCAGCGCCGCGATCCTGCTCGGCG
Coding sequences within:
- a CDS encoding response regulator; translated protein: MESTILVADDDQGVAAVVGRLLGGECRVVAARDGVEALAAAETRSPDLILLDVQMPGLTGWEVLRELRHAPKTRTTPVIMLTGCAGEEARDEGFGLGADDYVTKPFSGRDLRARVLSRLHRHAEAVAVNPLTRLPGSPSIQAEVERRIREGLEFAFLLADIDRFKAFNDHYGCERGDRVILSTAEILSDAMRQAGEMSGFLGHIGGDDFALVCAAEKAPLAAAFAAMRFDEAVPGFYDAADAARGAIQAVDRQGVVRSHAPLSLTVAGVSSVQRPIPSYAEAVRWSGEMKGWLKGTRRSGPSALAFDRRRSGI
- a CDS encoding response regulator transcription factor encodes the protein MPSKILVVDDDRAILKMVKQYLTANGVAVVITDNGSEALLLIKDSRPDLVLCDSQMPGLDGQALCRAIKREARTASIPVVLMSGERMGDQDVVSGLELGADDYILKPFTMSVVLARLRAVLRRYEAAAPAGESVIKSGIALDPEGRTVKVDGKTVALTGKEFDLLAVLISKSGRLLSVIYLLETVWGYDPANYNDPGTVEVHVSHLRKKLGPRHARHIVNVPGHGYKFDPAPEPRR
- a CDS encoding PAS domain S-box protein; translation: MLRETHRPLALVLLALVVAGALAALTGFLLYRAEKANFLAGRLGYLAVVADLKADAVRDFHHERLHDLDIYVSNIQVVPGFEEALRGDAAKLRALSRIFTPLFDYGDYESVALVDRRGRVVLALPPGAEPPRPSPSPGNPLRFLGTRRTASGTVVFEYEAAIAGGSRLITRVRSSALLGPLTERWPGVEKTAETIIYERAGDDLVALNALRFKKDSALATRIPLTSETLAARAARGEAGPLLGRDYRGVECYAAVRDLRELEWILVAKADERELLAPLIERVRLAALASAGGFGLVSAMFVLFLRTQADRLSAEAKAERLLLATAIEQAGESILITDRNARILYANPACARVTGYTREELLGRNPSVVKSGRHEAPFYKAMWETLLRGEVWNGRFSNRRKDGTIFEEDSTITPVRDAGGTITHFIAVKRDVSAVKSLEEQLFHSQKMEAIGRLAGGIAHDFNNILTTINGYAEMLSDSAPPESQAAGDLAEILGAGRRAAMLTRQLLTFSRRAPADPVVLDLRASVRGMEKILRRTLGEDVRLSFDLPEDPLWVRSDPGQIDQVLMNLAVNARDAMPRGGTLTVRAHAARLESDEVRSLEVIPAGDYAVLLVGDDGAGMSGSILARIFEPFFTTKEKGKGTGLGLATVFGIVKQNKGHISVDSAPGRGSTFSIHLPPAPAPAGWTPSGAAAQPASFRGDETVLVVEDQSEVLRLVARALTPQGYRVISCGSAKEALETARAVESPIHLLLTDVVMPGMGGAELAEVLGRTRPETRVLFMSGYTDGRLDGLVEAHKKADLLLKPFTAEQLCRRVRSALDGEAPRMA